The following are encoded in a window of bacterium genomic DNA:
- a CDS encoding glycosyltransferase family 2 protein has protein sequence MSVTLIAATLNELEAAKVVLPRIDRSVVDEIIVVDGGSTDGTVEFCESQGYTVYRQKQRGYGSAMREASALAKGDLIIEFPPDGNSLPEKVPDVVKKLEEGYDLVIASRYAPGARSDDDDFLTGIGNWGFTFVTNLLFWSSYTDVLVGFRGYRKSALEKVRMDAPGLEWSIQMPIQFRKHRLRTADIPAIEPARIGGVRKMRPFRTGWRILKLLIRERFAL, from the coding sequence ATGAGTGTCACCTTGATCGCGGCAACATTGAATGAGCTTGAGGCCGCTAAGGTTGTTTTGCCGCGTATTGATCGATCGGTCGTTGATGAGATTATTGTCGTCGACGGCGGATCAACAGACGGCACAGTTGAATTCTGTGAATCGCAAGGGTACACGGTGTATCGTCAGAAACAGCGCGGATATGGATCTGCAATGCGGGAAGCCTCTGCTCTCGCAAAGGGCGATCTTATTATCGAATTTCCGCCGGATGGGAATTCGCTTCCCGAGAAGGTTCCTGATGTAGTGAAAAAACTTGAAGAAGGGTACGATCTCGTCATTGCATCACGGTACGCGCCGGGTGCACGGAGTGATGATGATGATTTCCTCACCGGCATCGGGAATTGGGGATTCACGTTTGTCACTAATCTGTTGTTCTGGAGCTCGTATACCGACGTCTTGGTGGGTTTTCGTGGATACAGGAAGTCGGCGCTTGAGAAGGTGCGTATGGACGCACCTGGCCTTGAATGGTCCATCCAGATGCCCATTCAATTCCGCAAGCATCGTCTCCGCACTGCTGATATTCCGGCTATTGAACCAGCGCGCATCGGTGGCGTGCGTAAGATGCGTCCGTTCAGGACGGGGTGGCGAATACTGAAGCTTCTCATTCGTGAGCGGTTTGCCCTATAA
- a CDS encoding cupin domain-containing protein: protein MSKIRILKPEIHPKGWGKEIWIINNDKYCGKLLHFTAGASFSDHFHLKKDETWYILQGSIELRHYDLTNAERIIDVLKEGDVVHVPIGAPHQLTALTDAIVLEVSTPHDEKDSYRIGKGDSQKIDSADKNLWENYTQFIQDKISPPKHE, encoded by the coding sequence ATGAGTAAAATCCGTATTCTTAAGCCCGAAATCCACCCCAAAGGCTGGGGCAAGGAAATCTGGATCATAAATAATGATAAATACTGCGGTAAATTATTGCATTTCACTGCGGGCGCATCATTTAGTGACCATTTTCATCTCAAGAAAGACGAGACATGGTACATCCTTCAAGGAAGTATTGAACTGCGTCATTATGATTTAACGAATGCGGAACGTATTATAGATGTCCTAAAAGAGGGCGATGTTGTGCATGTTCCCATTGGTGCCCCCCATCAGTTGACTGCACTAACGGATGCAATCGTGCTCGAAGTCTCGACCCCTCACGATGAAAAGGACTCGTATCGGATCGGAAAAGGAGACAGTCAGAAGATAGATTCGGCAGATAAAAATCTGTGGGAAAACTATACGCAGTTTATACAGGACAAGATATCCCCTCCCAAGCATGAATAA
- a CDS encoding SDR family NAD(P)-dependent oxidoreductase, which translates to MADFYSGKKVLVTGGAGFIGSHTVEMLVERGADVTVPVRSTTSQDFLKDVKGQISIIESDLRDRKKIEELMQGKDIVVNLAAAKGGGIAHSMRHHGSLFRDNMEPFLTVLDAARVAGVERFLVVSSACVYSREASDHAVESDGFVGVPEAANAGYGWAKRMEEYLGQAYAEEFGMKIAIARAYNAYGPRDAYFAEYSHVIPSLIQRIFRGDNPLTIWGTGTQTRSFVYSTDFARGILDVCEKYPVADPLNIGSDEEISIADLARLLIEISGKKIDIEFDTSKPDGPMRRSADMSKAFEKIAFKAHMPLREGLQKCVDWYRAHI; encoded by the coding sequence ATGGCTGATTTTTACTCCGGCAAGAAGGTGTTGGTAACGGGAGGTGCTGGATTTATCGGCAGCCACACAGTTGAGATGCTGGTTGAACGTGGTGCCGATGTTACGGTGCCGGTACGCTCGACGACAAGCCAAGATTTCCTTAAAGACGTCAAGGGTCAAATTTCGATCATTGAATCTGATCTCCGAGATCGAAAAAAGATTGAAGAACTGATGCAAGGGAAAGACATTGTCGTCAATCTTGCTGCAGCCAAAGGAGGTGGCATCGCGCACAGTATGCGACACCATGGCAGCTTGTTTCGAGACAACATGGAGCCGTTCCTTACGGTACTCGATGCGGCGCGGGTCGCGGGAGTCGAGCGCTTCCTCGTCGTTAGTTCTGCATGTGTGTATTCTCGAGAAGCAAGTGATCATGCTGTTGAGTCGGACGGATTTGTGGGTGTTCCAGAAGCCGCGAACGCGGGATATGGATGGGCGAAGCGTATGGAGGAATATCTGGGACAGGCATACGCTGAGGAATTCGGCATGAAAATTGCAATTGCGCGTGCCTACAACGCCTACGGTCCTCGTGACGCATATTTCGCCGAGTACAGCCATGTGATCCCAAGTCTCATTCAGCGTATTTTCCGTGGAGACAATCCGCTGACTATCTGGGGAACCGGTACACAGACTCGTTCGTTTGTATATTCGACCGATTTCGCTCGAGGCATTCTTGATGTGTGTGAAAAATATCCCGTCGCTGACCCCTTGAATATCGGCAGTGACGAGGAGATATCGATAGCTGATCTCGCCCGGCTCCTGATTGAGATTTCAGGAAAAAAGATAGATATCGAATTCGATACGTCGAAGCCTGATGGTCCGATGCGTCGGAGTGCTGATATGTCGAAAGCGTTCGAGAAGATAGCATTCAAGGCTCACATGCCGTTGCGTGAGGGTCTTCAGAAGTGTGTAGATTGGTACAGAGCCCACATATGA
- a CDS encoding NAD-dependent epimerase/dehydratase family protein, with protein sequence MRTLVTGGTGFVGSNLAFELEKQGHDVVVIGSRAEPALAGFSGTVLYRENGRLPLESIGHIDVLFHQGANADTSILDREQMFRDNVEDSRAVFEYALKNGAHHITYASSTAVYGNLPTPYKEDGPVAPLNPYGESKAALDTYAMDFARNNPAVRVIGLRYCNVYGPREAHKGKMASMIYQLATQMHQGNPRIFKWGEQKREYIYVKDVVEANISSLTANESTVVNCSSGVPVSFNELVRILNKVLGLDRVPEYIDNPYEGLYQNHIECDISRMADVLGFRPAYTVETGIRDYFDSGFLSR encoded by the coding sequence ATGCGAACCTTAGTGACTGGCGGAACCGGTTTTGTTGGATCGAATCTCGCGTTTGAACTGGAAAAGCAAGGACATGATGTCGTGGTCATCGGCAGCCGAGCCGAGCCTGCGTTGGCCGGGTTTAGCGGCACGGTCCTGTATCGAGAAAACGGCAGGTTGCCGCTCGAATCGATCGGACATATCGACGTCCTCTTTCATCAAGGCGCGAATGCGGATACTTCGATTCTCGATCGTGAGCAGATGTTCCGCGATAATGTCGAAGATTCGAGAGCTGTGTTCGAGTACGCACTCAAAAATGGCGCACATCACATTACCTACGCATCATCGACCGCTGTATACGGTAATCTACCTACTCCGTATAAGGAAGATGGCCCTGTTGCGCCTTTAAATCCGTACGGTGAATCGAAAGCTGCGCTCGATACATACGCAATGGATTTTGCTCGAAACAATCCTGCGGTACGAGTGATCGGCCTGAGATACTGCAATGTCTACGGCCCGCGAGAAGCACATAAGGGAAAGATGGCCAGCATGATCTATCAGCTCGCGACGCAGATGCACCAAGGAAATCCGCGCATATTCAAATGGGGTGAGCAGAAGCGCGAGTATATCTATGTAAAGGATGTGGTCGAGGCGAATATCAGCTCGCTTACGGCGAACGAAAGTACTGTCGTGAACTGCTCGAGCGGCGTACCGGTCAGTTTCAATGAACTGGTGCGTATACTCAACAAGGTCTTAGGGCTGGATCGCGTGCCGGAATATATCGATAATCCGTATGAGGGTCTCTATCAGAATCACATCGAGTGCGATATCTCTCGCATGGCAGACGTTCTAGGGTTCCGACCCGCGTACACCGTCGAGACAGGGATCAGGGATTACTTCGATTCCGGTTTCTTGTCTCGATAA
- a CDS encoding zinc-binding dehydrogenase encodes MKAAILETIDAPLTIGEVTVGQPAFGQVLVKVLVSGICGAQLQEIAGNKGNAKFVPHLLGHEGCGIVEAVGEGVTRVKKGDKVVMHWRKGEGIESDFPTYEYAGKNMPSGKVTTFSEYSLVSENRLTAVPHDTPDELCALLGCGLSTALSVINDEARVLFGESVLVIGAGGLGLNILQAANIARAYPIVTIDIHPGKKELAEKCGAHLFVDSTQSDIREVVQKTFGISDFDVIIDTSGNKKAIETTLPLLRGGGRYIMVGQPKPGEVIEISNAHHLFGGEGKSIRATQGGGFLPTTDIPRYINLYKTGALHIDDVITHRIKLDQVNDAIDAIRSGTAGRIMIEMHV; translated from the coding sequence ATGAAAGCGGCCATCCTTGAGACGATAGATGCCCCCCTTACTATCGGGGAGGTTACCGTGGGGCAGCCTGCTTTCGGACAAGTATTGGTGAAGGTTCTCGTGAGCGGGATCTGCGGCGCCCAACTTCAGGAAATCGCCGGAAACAAAGGGAATGCAAAGTTCGTGCCACATCTTCTAGGCCATGAAGGATGCGGCATCGTCGAGGCTGTCGGAGAAGGTGTCACGCGCGTCAAAAAAGGAGATAAAGTCGTGATGCATTGGCGTAAAGGCGAGGGGATAGAATCCGATTTCCCGACATACGAATATGCGGGTAAGAACATGCCGAGCGGAAAAGTCACTACGTTCAGTGAGTATTCGTTGGTCTCTGAAAATCGGCTGACCGCGGTTCCGCACGACACTCCTGATGAGCTGTGCGCACTTCTCGGCTGTGGACTCTCGACCGCGTTAAGTGTGATAAATGATGAGGCGCGCGTACTGTTCGGCGAGAGCGTTCTTGTCATCGGCGCAGGCGGCTTGGGACTAAATATCCTTCAAGCGGCGAACATAGCACGTGCATATCCCATCGTGACTATCGATATCCATCCTGGAAAGAAGGAATTGGCCGAAAAGTGTGGAGCGCATCTATTCGTTGATTCGACACAAAGTGATATACGAGAGGTAGTTCAGAAGACGTTCGGTATTTCGGATTTTGATGTAATCATCGACACCTCAGGAAATAAGAAGGCCATCGAGACAACCCTCCCGCTTTTGCGAGGAGGAGGGCGGTACATCATGGTCGGACAACCGAAGCCAGGAGAAGTGATCGAGATTTCGAATGCACATCACCTGTTCGGCGGAGAAGGTAAGTCTATTCGTGCAACACAGGGTGGCGGTTTCTTGCCGACGACCGATATTCCGCGGTATATCAATCTGTATAAGACCGGAGCGCTCCATATCGACGACGTCATCACGCATCGGATCAAGCTAGATCAGGTGAACGACGCGATCGATGCGATCCGGAGCGGCACGGCGGGCCGTATCATGATCGAAATGCACGTATGA
- a CDS encoding adenylyltransferase/cytidyltransferase family protein, whose protein sequence is MAPSLTSPKILSIAAVARKVQNLRSNGMLIVTTNGTFDLLHPGHVHSLIEAKKHGDVLIVGVNSDASVRRYKGKLRPIVPAKERAFMVSALECVDYVFIFSSDTPDPWIKKVRPDIHVKGSDRSLAEITEGAIVASYGGKVKLIRHTGRHSTTRQIERIVSAYRDKKPESK, encoded by the coding sequence ATGGCTCCGAGCCTCACCTCCCCTAAGATACTGAGCATTGCTGCAGTAGCGCGCAAAGTACAGAATCTCCGCAGCAACGGCATGCTGATAGTCACCACCAACGGCACATTTGATCTCCTGCATCCCGGACATGTACACAGCTTAATTGAAGCAAAGAAGCACGGTGATGTGCTTATTGTGGGCGTTAATTCGGATGCATCAGTACGACGCTATAAAGGCAAGCTCCGCCCGATCGTTCCCGCAAAGGAACGGGCATTCATGGTGTCCGCCCTGGAGTGCGTCGATTATGTATTCATATTCTCATCGGACACGCCTGATCCGTGGATCAAGAAGGTGAGGCCCGATATCCACGTGAAAGGATCCGATCGCTCTCTTGCTGAGATTACCGAAGGCGCAATCGTCGCCTCCTACGGCGGGAAAGTGAAGCTGATCCGCCATACCGGTCGCCATTCGACGACACGGCAGATTGAGAGGATTGTTTCCGCTTATCGAGACAAGAAACCGGAATCGAAGTAA
- a CDS encoding alpha-ketoacid dehydrogenase subunit beta, whose product MPERIIKYTEALKEAADQMMEIDPKVFIIGLGVSYKNGADGTTAGLKAKYPTRVLDVPVSEAGVTGMAVGAAITGLHPIVHHGRVEFSLLASDSIFTQAAKWNYMFGGGNPVPIVIRINVGRQWGNGPQHTQALYSLFGNVPGLKVVIPATPYMAKGLLVSALKDKNPVVILEPRWLFGIKQHVPVELYAEPLDRARVVKKGRDITIVAYGDGLIAAQEALELMNDDIDAELIDLVSINPIDIDTVISSVKKTGRLLSIDTTNEAFNVGSEITAKVVQNASVTLKERPHALSTPNVPCPTSTNLTESYYPTKVSIANAVNTIFKKPAIDHKLGFEELHLAPGITIK is encoded by the coding sequence ATGCCTGAGCGAATCATAAAATACACGGAAGCGCTGAAAGAAGCGGCTGATCAGATGATGGAAATCGATCCGAAGGTGTTTATCATCGGTCTCGGCGTCTCGTATAAGAACGGTGCCGACGGTACCACTGCCGGACTCAAGGCGAAGTATCCGACCCGCGTGCTCGATGTCCCGGTCTCCGAAGCGGGAGTTACCGGCATGGCGGTCGGGGCAGCTATAACCGGTCTTCATCCGATCGTGCATCATGGCCGCGTCGAATTCAGCCTCCTTGCCTCAGATTCCATCTTCACCCAGGCGGCAAAATGGAATTATATGTTCGGCGGCGGTAATCCCGTGCCTATCGTCATCCGGATCAATGTCGGAAGACAATGGGGAAACGGGCCGCAGCATACCCAAGCGTTATATTCGCTCTTCGGCAATGTACCCGGACTCAAGGTCGTGATACCCGCGACACCCTACATGGCGAAAGGTCTGCTCGTCTCTGCTCTTAAAGACAAAAATCCGGTCGTGATACTCGAACCGCGCTGGCTCTTCGGAATCAAGCAGCATGTACCGGTTGAACTGTATGCAGAACCGCTGGACAGGGCCCGTGTCGTGAAAAAAGGCAGGGACATCACCATCGTCGCGTATGGCGACGGTTTGATCGCGGCGCAGGAGGCGCTCGAGCTTATGAATGACGATATCGACGCAGAGCTTATTGATCTCGTGAGTATCAATCCCATAGACATCGATACGGTCATCTCCTCGGTCAAGAAGACCGGCAGGCTTCTCTCTATAGATACCACGAATGAAGCGTTCAATGTGGGATCAGAAATCACCGCGAAAGTAGTACAGAACGCATCCGTGACGCTCAAAGAGCGACCGCACGCGCTCAGTACGCCGAATGTACCGTGTCCGACCTCGACAAACCTGACCGAATCGTATTATCCGACCAAGGTCAGCATCGCGAATGCCGTGAACACCATTTTCAAAAAGCCCGCGATCGATCACAAGCTCGGATTCGAAGAATTGCATCTCGCGCCGGGCATAACCATCAAATGA
- a CDS encoding FkbM family methyltransferase, producing the protein MNKYLDWRKYVLFAQYHLSTKYKKSYSQCGEDLLMRCALNLIGIEHPTYIDIGTNHPILNNNTYLFYSTGSRGVCVEPDPELFRVIKRTRTRDVCLQAGVGPEESEGADFYAMSSKPLGTFSQKEAEKNASTKNYGDQSIQKVLKLPLYTVDSIVEKYLSGSVDIISVDAEGLDFEILKSINVTKYRPKLICAETLRYSDQGTVEKQKEILEYLASVGYMVYADTNVNTVFIDSAFADLIR; encoded by the coding sequence ATGAATAAATATCTTGATTGGAGAAAGTATGTGCTTTTTGCGCAATACCACTTGAGTACAAAATACAAGAAGAGTTATTCGCAATGCGGCGAGGATCTTCTCATGCGGTGCGCCCTGAACCTGATAGGTATCGAGCACCCGACCTATATCGACATCGGCACCAACCATCCGATCCTCAACAACAATACGTATCTCTTTTATTCGACAGGATCTCGAGGCGTGTGCGTCGAACCTGATCCTGAACTCTTTCGCGTGATCAAACGGACGCGAACACGAGATGTATGTCTTCAGGCAGGCGTCGGTCCTGAGGAAAGCGAGGGCGCAGATTTCTACGCCATGAGCTCGAAACCCCTTGGCACATTCTCTCAGAAAGAAGCCGAGAAGAACGCCTCGACTAAGAACTACGGCGATCAATCGATACAGAAGGTACTAAAGCTCCCTCTCTACACTGTTGATTCAATCGTCGAAAAATATCTCTCCGGGTCTGTCGATATTATTTCCGTCGACGCAGAAGGATTGGATTTCGAGATCCTCAAATCGATCAATGTAACGAAATACCGCCCGAAGCTTATTTGCGCCGAAACGTTACGATATAGCGATCAAGGTACGGTTGAAAAACAGAAGGAAATACTTGAGTACCTCGCATCAGTAGGATACATGGTCTATGCCGATACGAACGTGAATACCGTGTTTATAGACAGCGCATTCGCAGACCTGATCCGATGA
- a CDS encoding thiamine pyrophosphate-dependent dehydrogenase E1 component subunit alpha produces the protein MKKQLINAYTKMLSIRAAEEQIAKHYLDNKIMSFVHFYVGQEAVAVGVSDALRAEDRAMGNHRSHGHYLAKGGDMKRMMCELLGKAGGCAHGKGGSMHMIDTSVNFIGSTPILGSIVPLANGSAFEQKYSKKKGVTVAFFGDGAFEEGVVYETLNLAALFKLPLLLVVENNLYSVNSKLHERRSAGHDSEKIVTGFGAAYIRADGNDYEDVYRKAAKAVTAMRKGGGPVVLECMTYRHMAHSAPIFDDAQGYREEDVFEVRIKKDSVQRLRKKLLRLGVLEKRLGAIESDVQQEAARNLAYAIAAEYPEKSELYTDVYA, from the coding sequence ATGAAGAAGCAATTGATCAATGCGTATACGAAGATGCTCAGCATTCGAGCTGCTGAAGAGCAGATAGCCAAGCACTATCTCGATAATAAGATAATGAGCTTCGTGCACTTTTATGTGGGCCAGGAAGCAGTGGCTGTTGGGGTGAGTGATGCCCTGCGAGCGGAAGACCGAGCGATGGGGAATCATCGATCGCATGGACATTACCTTGCGAAAGGAGGGGATATGAAGCGGATGATGTGTGAGCTTCTCGGTAAAGCTGGGGGTTGTGCGCATGGTAAAGGGGGATCGATGCATATGATTGATACGTCGGTCAATTTCATCGGATCGACGCCGATTCTCGGAAGTATTGTGCCTTTGGCCAACGGAAGCGCTTTCGAACAGAAATACTCGAAGAAAAAAGGCGTGACAGTGGCTTTTTTCGGGGATGGCGCTTTCGAAGAAGGTGTTGTCTACGAAACCCTCAATTTGGCAGCGCTCTTCAAACTACCGCTGCTTCTCGTGGTGGAAAACAACCTGTACTCCGTCAATTCCAAGTTGCATGAGCGTCGCTCCGCCGGGCATGATTCTGAAAAGATTGTCACTGGTTTCGGTGCTGCGTATATCCGAGCTGACGGTAACGACTATGAGGATGTGTATCGCAAGGCCGCAAAAGCAGTGACTGCGATGAGAAAGGGAGGAGGGCCTGTCGTCCTCGAATGCATGACCTATCGGCATATGGCGCACAGCGCTCCTATCTTCGATGATGCGCAGGGATATCGCGAAGAGGACGTGTTTGAGGTGCGCATCAAGAAAGATTCGGTACAGCGACTGCGCAAAAAACTCTTGCGATTGGGGGTCTTAGAGAAACGGCTGGGCGCGATCGAGTCCGATGTGCAACAGGAAGCCGCGCGAAATCTCGCATATGCTATCGCTGCCGAGTACCCTGAGAAATCTGAGCTTTATACCGACGTCTATGCCTGA
- a CDS encoding HAD family phosphatase, producing MKGVAFDLEGTCVDLEEIHFTAYSQAFAEQGIIMSPLEIARLPNAMGGGARFIFQAMLSKFPDFQLEIARERKRIHFVELFNATTLAPRPGLIEFIESQLSHGCTIAIGSTTSRDFGTDILIKTGLDRFFPPAVCVFREDVSEIKPAGEVFARTAHILHVVGNDQLVFEDSVVGIQAAHQAGSSVIAIPAPFALDEDRISLLQEAGPVALFEDWEAVPRLFHPAQHNDSTGT from the coding sequence ATGAAAGGTGTCGCATTCGACCTGGAAGGCACATGTGTCGACTTGGAAGAAATTCATTTCACAGCATATTCCCAAGCCTTCGCCGAACAAGGCATCATCATGTCTCCTCTTGAAATTGCCAGGCTGCCAAACGCAATGGGTGGCGGAGCGCGTTTTATTTTTCAGGCCATGTTGTCGAAATTTCCTGATTTTCAACTCGAAATTGCTCGAGAGCGCAAGCGAATTCATTTTGTCGAACTGTTTAATGCAACCACCCTCGCTCCTCGACCTGGCTTAATAGAGTTTATCGAGTCGCAATTATCACATGGTTGCACTATAGCCATCGGCTCTACAACGAGCCGAGATTTCGGAACAGATATCCTGATAAAAACTGGCTTGGATCGTTTTTTCCCACCTGCTGTATGTGTATTCCGAGAAGACGTCAGCGAGATAAAGCCCGCGGGAGAGGTCTTCGCACGCACCGCACATATATTACATGTAGTTGGAAATGACCAGCTAGTCTTTGAGGATTCAGTCGTCGGCATACAAGCAGCACACCAGGCTGGATCCTCGGTCATTGCCATCCCCGCCCCCTTCGCTCTTGATGAAGATCGAATATCCCTGCTTCAAGAAGCGGGACCTGTAGCCTTGTTTGAGGATTGGGAAGCGGTACCTCGACTTTTTCATCCAGCGCAGCATAATGACTCTACCGGCACGTAG